The Acidobacteriota bacterium genomic sequence GGGCGAATAGCTGGCCGCGTAGACGGCCATCAAGCCGAAGTAGAGGCCACCCGACACGCCGACGCCGATCTCGAGCAAGCCGTACTCGACCAGCGGCCGGCGGACGCGCGGAGCGCGGCGACTCCACACCGCCCCGCCGATCGCCAGGCCGGCAAAGAAAACGGCCAACGCGCCGGCGGTCGCGTGGGCGGAATTCCCGAAGAGCAGTGTCAGCTCTCGCATCCAGAGGACCTGGTAAACGAGGCTGGCAAAGCCGGAGACGAAGAGCAGGCAAAGCAGTAGGCGCAGGGGTGGCCGCACTGGGCGAGCGGCCCCGCGGTTCGGCGGCGATCCCTGTGCGGTAGCCCCTGACATCACGCTATGGTGCCACGGTTTCAGGCGAAGTCATCATGCCGCTCTCGCCGCGTCGACCAGCCGGTTGCCGGCTCGTCTCGCCCCGGCGATGTTCCGCGACGCGGGCCCCAACTCCAGCTCGGCGAGAGGACCCGTGACGTACACACGCCGATGCCAGCAAAGCGTGGAGTCTACGATCGGGTAGCCGCAGGGCGCACACGGCAGCGAGGCCGAGGCGATCATCTCATCGACCATCGCTCCGCCGGGCCGGCGCGAGGCGAACCCGGTGGCGAGCAGCACGCGCTCCGAATCCAGCGCGACCCCGGCCGTCAGCCGCAGTTCGAGGCCACCGCGCCGGTGCCCCCAGCTCCGCTGGCGCAGCGATTCCACCTCCCCCTCGTGCCACCGCAGCCGGTCGCCTGAGATCGCTCGGCGCAGAGCGCTTCGAACATCCGGAGGCACGGAGCCCGTGTGGCGCGCCTCGGCGATGAGGGTCCGGCGACGAACATAGTCCCGGTCGTAGCTGAAGCGCGGCATCAACTTCGGACCGAGCCAGCCCGGATTGCTGTCGAACTGGTGCTGACGCAGGCCGTGGCGTGCGACGATCCGCACCCGGTGGCCCTCCTTCAGAAGGCGGAGAGCCACCTGACCCGCCGAAATGCCACCACCGACCACCGCGACGGTCTCGCGCGTCGACGGCCAACCCTCGAACCCGGGCTCGAAGACGTGGTGAACCCGAGGGTCGCCCCGCGGCGCCCATCTCGGCCAGGCGGGCTGCTCGCTGGCGCCGATCGCTAGCACGACGTTGCGCGCTACGATCTCGCGCCCGTTCGCAAGCTGGACACCGACCCCACTCCGTTCGATGGAACACGCGCTGACCCGGTCCTTGATGTGGAGGTCCGAGAGCCCGAATGCCTCGATCACCCGATCGCCGTGGGCATTGAACAGAGAGAGGGCAGGCCGTTCGTAGGGAGGCGCGAAGAGACCGACTTCTCGACTCTTGCGCTTGCCGGCGAAGCGCTGAAGCGACCAGGGGTCGAGGTCGAGGTGGTGGACCGAGGGCGAACGCAGGTGGCGCATCCCGGTGATCGCGGTGCAGGTGTGCCAGCGCGCCAGCAATCGATCGCCCGGGTCCACAATACGCAGTCGGTCAGGCGAAACACCCGCTTCTCCCAGCAGACGAGCGGCAAGATGAACGCCATGAATCCCACCGCCGATGATGAGCCAATCCGGCTGCATGCGAGACGTTCCTAGAAACCCAATCGCGCAACCAGGCTGATGTTGCGTCCGGGCAGCGGCACGTCGTTCTTGACGAACGACGTGTGCAGCCGAGCGTCTTCATCCATGAGGTTGGTGCCCCGCAGAATCAAGTCGAGGAAGTACTTCTCGAAGAAGAAGCGGTAGCTCACGTTGGCGTTGACCATTGTGTAGCCCTCGGTCGGCGTCTCGTTCTCGGCGATACGGTCCTGGTCGTCCACGAACCGTGCCTCGGCCGCGGCACCCAGGCGATCGCTGCGGTAGTGGAAGCCCACTCCGAAGCGCTGCGGTGGAATGCGCGGAAGGTCGCCGCCGTCGGCGAATTCGGCCCGCACCGTGTCCCAGAGTAGATCCATCCCCCAGTTGGAATGGGTGGTCTCGCCGAGCAGGATCGAGGCTTCGACTTCGGCCCCCCAGAATTCGGCGTCGGCCGCCGAGTACTGGACCACCGGTAGGCCGTCTTCCTCCTCCCCCGTGAAGCGTTGGAAGATGTAATCGGAGAAGTCATTGCGGAACAGGTTGAGGGAGCCGGTCACCCTCCCCTCGACCTTGCGCAGGGTGAGATCGAGACCGAGGGCCGACTCCTCGTCGAGTCCCGGGTCGCCGATCTCGAAAGCCGAGACGGCGAAATGCGGACCTTCCGAGTAGAGCTCCTCGCTGGTCGGCAGCTTGACCGAGCGAGCCAACGAAGCTCCGAGCGAATAATTTCGGGACGCTCGCCAGACGACCCCAAGGGAGGCCGAGAAAGCGTCGAAATCCCGGTCCGGAA encodes the following:
- a CDS encoding FAD/NAD(P)-binding protein yields the protein MQPDWLIIGGGIHGVHLAARLLGEAGVSPDRLRIVDPGDRLLARWHTCTAITGMRHLRSPSVHHLDLDPWSLQRFAGKRKSREVGLFAPPYERPALSLFNAHGDRVIEAFGLSDLHIKDRVSACSIERSGVGVQLANGREIVARNVVLAIGASEQPAWPRWAPRGDPRVHHVFEPGFEGWPSTRETVAVVGGGISAGQVALRLLKEGHRVRIVARHGLRQHQFDSNPGWLGPKLMPRFSYDRDYVRRRTLIAEARHTGSVPPDVRSALRRAISGDRLRWHEGEVESLRQRSWGHRRGGLELRLTAGVALDSERVLLATGFASRRPGGAMVDEMIASASLPCAPCGYPIVDSTLCWHRRVYVTGPLAELELGPASRNIAGARRAGNRLVDAARAA